In Mangifera indica cultivar Alphonso chromosome 7, CATAS_Mindica_2.1, whole genome shotgun sequence, the genomic window ATGAATTGCTACTTTCCAAAAAGCATAAAGTagtgaagaaaatgaagcaatGGCCTCTAGAGAAgtgtgataaaaataaaagaaaaaagacataTTAATTAACACCCACATGGATTTTGCAAACATTCATACACATTCATGATCATATCCTTTTTTCACCTCAGTGAAAAAATTCATGCTTATAAGTATGTCCTGATGCTACTTCTTCATCAAAATGTAACATCAAAACACTAACATTTTCCccttcctttttcctttttctttttcttcaaaaattctGTGCATTACAAAAACCCATCACCAAAGAAACAAACATAAGAAAACAATTCACCAAGAAAAagacctctctctctctctctctctctctgcatCTTTAGAACAACCTAATTCCTCAATAATCTGCAGAAAATAGTAGATTCAAACATGTTAGCAACAATAATTTagactagattttcatcaaaaAGATGCATAATAAGACTAATATAATCTCTAAAATTGTGTATACCATCATGTTTCTTCATTAAATTTTTAGCAAACATCAAACAAATAACTATAAATGCAATTCCTGCTGCCCCTCCTAATATTATAGCCACTGTCTTTCCTGTATTTGGCTCTGGCCCTACATCAATCAAACGCATTAGAGATAGAGCAATAATTTCAATAAACTATACTTCCTTCGAAAAAGCCCCCATGGAGATTAGTTTCTCTGGTTTTACCTGATGAAtctgaagatgaagatgaagatgaagaagattgTCTCCTGGGGACTCCATTGGGATAATAACTATAACTAATAAAGCATTTATGGAGATAAATTTGCCCTGAAATGGAGCTCCCACACTCAACTTGACCTTTCTGAACAGCAGTTGTCACACATTCACCACAGTCTGAATCTCCCAAATCACCTTGACATTGAGCCAACAAATACACAGATTGATAGCTACTAGTGTAAAATCCATGGCCAGTAACCACACCATTTTCCATCACCTGAAGGGCTGCATCTCTCCTCTCTTCAAATCCACTTCCCTTAACATTTGTTTCCCCACATATTTTGTACAACAGCTCCAAACCAGAAACCTGAGCATACCCATTAACCTCATAAAGCATATAGCACCCAAGAAGTTGAACTCTTGCAGCAACAGTTTTGCCACACAGCTTGTCAGATAAAATTGGGAGCTTGCTCACACAGCTGTAACAGTCACTGTTACTGAGATCACCTCTGCATTGAAAGAGACCATTAATGGCGGTCTGGCCACTACCAGAAGTAGACTTGAAAAACTTAACCTTTGTGGACTGTGAAACCAAGGAACCAAAGAGAGCTGAAAGTGCTTGTGCATAGACCCCAGTTGGATCTTGCAAAATTTGCTTTCCACAGCCCTTATACACCAACTTAGAGTAATCACTATCAGATTCAGCAAGATTTGCAAAGAAAAACAAGCTCAAAATAAGTAAAAGCTGAGTTTTTGAGGTAAAACCCATCTGAAGAACAACttaaaattgatcaaatcatgGCAGCCTGTGGTAAAGGAGAGATTTTTTAGAAGATACCAGAAATGGGTACAAGGGAGCGTTAAGTTTTTGCTTTGGTTTCTGTTCTTTCGGTttctagaaaacaaaaaatataaaaaaaaacaagtgaTGTGGTTTTGTGTAGTGGCGATTGGGATTGAACTTCCTGTTTGGATGCGTGGCAGCGAAGAGATGTGAGGGCATCTGCACTCCACAAGGGCATGGTCACAATACACAATTCCTAATGTAAACTGTAgagataaaatatcataaaatataataaatttgagtaaCAGTATACGCATGTATCCTcgtgatattattttattttttattttaaaatccatcattaaatttaaattttatttatttaagataatcgactcaaataaatttttttgtcaaaaaatcataaaataatttttttttttttatggaacaCAGTGAGACCATTTGTTTTATTACagtgttttctttgtttttgattttatttcttcaGAATCAACTGACAGACTAGCCGAATAAGAGGAAACAGCATAAGGGGATTTGAACAGAAGAAAGGAATTAAGGGACTTGATCCGCATCACATGACTTAATAAATTATGGCtttgattttgtattaatattatatgatagcTTATGGAATTAATTAACCTTACTAATCATGGAAGAATTAActataattacttaattaatcaCTGTTTTCTAaccttaaaataaattaaacaaaccaacaataaattattatgttgcATTCtcccatcccatcccatcccatccTACCTCTCacccaaattaattaatataaatctgCAAAATCAACAACTTCTTTTAAGGCCTATGTAAATAGGTTTAGAttgataatttgttttcaaatcaataacaataataacagAATAgcattaaatatgtaaataatatatataaatttatattaataataatatattattatataattaaaaaataataatagagagatcgagagagagagagaagtcaATCGAGAGGAAAAATATTAACTATTGAAAAATCGTTTGATAGAGAGATAAGTCTACTCCACCATCTTCTCTAGCCGATTGGATCTTCAGCGCATAAAGCTTTGACGTATGAACAAATCTCCGACAAAGCTCAATCGTGCTTGCGGCAAGACAGGGCTCCATGGCAGACACACCACGAGGTGGAGCAACTCAATTAGGCCTTGGCTAGTGCGCCATGGAAATCCAGAGAGAAATTTGAAGCATGTGACGTTGTCATTATATCTCCGAGTGGGCCattcaaataatttgatttacagAAATCtagattttcaatttcaaattttacagAGTTGTCAAAACCTTgagtttctctctctttgaatTGACTATTTTAAATCTATGTACCCTAAAACAGTCATAGTATCGAAAGAAGCTTCATCTTAACAATCAACTCTTGTTAGGTAGAGATTATGACTTCTACTTGCATCACCATGAAAATCTTGCTCATATTTTCGTTATGGTGAACACTTTTATCATGTTAGTTACATGACCATCAGGAGAAACTTTTGTTTGACCTGATCTTCCTCAGAATCATATGAATGTGTGACTGGTGGGGTGGATGTGATGTTGGGATTGAAGGGTTAAATTGTAATGTTGTTTGGAAGGTAAGATTGTGGGGGGTTTGTTGGTGGTTGATTTGTGGGTAATATGGGGGGTTTGTTATTGATTACCACTATGATGATTATGGCTGTGATCAATGCTGGCTTCTGTTCGATTACCCACAGATTTGGAAGCTATAGAATTTGTAGGTTGTTGTGTGGCAGGATGTGCAATCTAGAATAGGTGGGTGTTGATGgagaataaatgaaaaaaattgaaagatgaTGGGAAAAGTATATGACAGGACAAGAAAAAGACCACCAAATTCAACACCCATCACAGCGGCAGAATCTGTTTATCTGTTTCTTCTCAGTCATTAATTTTGTAGTTGGAAAATGAAATGTTGTATGGTCGTTGGACCTCTTTTTCCCACTCAAAGgtttaaaagaagagaaacagCTAACCACCAATCAAACCTCCGTTTTTGTCAGTCATTATTCATTCCAAATTCCACTCCTTTCTCTCTGAAAAACCtaccatttaaataaaatcctTAATTTCCCCTCTCACaaacaaatatgtatacattgaaagaaaaagtaaCAGAGGAGCTTTCTCGTCTCTTCGCTGattctcctcctcctcttcaACATCCACAGGTAATTGAAAAGCTGAATTCATTGTGATCAACTACTTGCTTTTAGGCTTATATTGCATTATTGGAATTTAATTTGAGACCTTACAAGTATATGTCATTTAGTCTAGCTATGTGGatgttttcctttctttataGATAGagaatatataatcaaaaaacATAAGGCTAAAAGTTTCCATTTTTAGAACTCTCTTTTCCTTGTTTTAACAAATTCTAGAAAGCAATAATGGCTGCTTTACTTTGATCTTCAGTTTGCACATTTTGGTGAGCTTGGTTGGTGGCATGATATAAATGTGTAGGTGGGAGGGATCGTACTCTAGAGGGGGGAATTATTTGTcgtctttcttttcctttgttgtTCCTTTGGCAAGCTCTGATGGTTCTAAATCTGAAAAACAGCAATATGATCTTAAATCAGTTCATGAAGATTTTGTTCAGCAAAACGAACAGTTGGATAAATATGAAGAATGTATCACAAGTAGTCTACTTAAGCAAAAGTGTCCAGTTAATGAGAATAAGCAAGGGCAACCAGGTAGGCCCAATGATGAATATAAGCACTGTGCCTCTGGGAGTAGTAGTGGGCTGGAAGGAAAGAGATAATCTTGTAGATGATAGCACAGAACCAAAACCTTTAAGgttgaaatataattatgaaGCAAGTTTTCTTAACAGGAGTTAATtgggaataaatttttttataacaacaTTAAAGGAAAGGTATTCTTTTGTAGAGTATAATTATAGGAACATTTTATTGTATTCCATACGATGAACTTTCCTAAAGCACAAGCCTTTGATTGCCCTGCCCATAAATAAGTACTGCATTTTTCGTTTCTTCACCTTGCCTACTCaactgaaattataataaatgtattgTAAAAGGATAACGGCCTTACAAAATTCTCAACGTTCTTCCAGTTGACGAAAACTCACTGTAAAGATTTAGCAATTAATTAATGATAGCTACAGACAAAAGCAGACTGAATGGTTTGAAATTTCAGCACAACAAAGACAATTAATTCCATGCGATGGGGACCTAAAAAGTTTCACCGTTTTTTTCTGTTTTGGGGTCCTCTTGAATCTAACATGAATACACCGCACTGCTACAGCAAGCATAATGTTAAAATGCTCTGCATCCTTACTCATTCTTAACAGACCAAAGTCAACACCAGGTATTTCCAGGTTATACCACCTCCACTACTAGCTGCGAAAAAACTTCTAAGATAGTGGCAGCTTGGAGATAATTTAGGACTCTGACTGGCCATCATCACTAGGCAGCCCAAAAATGCGAAGGTTGCGATCCATTGATCCTACAGCAATGTATTTCGCATCTGGACCAAATTTCACACAAGTAGCCTTACCTGCAATTGTAACAGATCCATCAAATTCAGAGTATATTAACTGTGCACTGGAGGCTACATATACAAGTAGACACAAGGTCCAGAAAAAAGTTGAACCTGTGCCAGATAAATCAGGAAAAGTTTTGATACAGTTCCAATCTGCTTTAACACTGGCAACTTGGTAGATTCTGTAGAAACAAAACTTAAtatcagtttaaaaaaatttgctaCACAAGTGTCAACTTTCAGAATGTTGCTATTgcagtttaaaaaata contains:
- the LOC123221601 gene encoding plasmodesmata-located protein 2-like, which gives rise to MGFTSKTQLLLILSLFFFANLAESDSDYSKLVYKGCGKQILQDPTGVYAQALSALFGSLVSQSTKVKFFKSTSGSGQTAINGLFQCRGDLSNSDCYSCVSKLPILSDKLCGKTVAARVQLLGCYMLYEVNGYAQVSGLELLYKICGETNVKGSGFEERRDAALQVMENGVVTGHGFYTSSYQSVYLLAQCQGDLGDSDCGECVTTAVQKGQVECGSSISGQIYLHKCFISYSYYPNGVPRRQSSSSSSSSSDSSGPEPNTGKTVAIILGGAAGIAFIVICLMFAKNLMKKHDDY